The following coding sequences lie in one Bacteroides helcogenes P 36-108 genomic window:
- a CDS encoding glycoside hydrolase family 2 TIM barrel-domain containing protein — MNKHFITGLFTVMALTANAQSFNEWRDSEVNAVNRAPMHTNYFAYESVDAASRGVKEQSSNFMTLNGTWKFFWVKDADARPVDFWKQGFNDKGWSNMPVPGVWELNGFGDPIYVNVGYAWRNQFKNNPPQVPVENNHVGSYRREIVVPADWKDKDIVAHFGSVTSNMYLWVNGRYVGYSEDSKLEAEFDLTPYLKPGQKNLIAFQVFRWCDGTYLEDQDFFRYSGVGRNCYLYARDKKRIEDIRVIPDLDADYKDGSLRVTLNLKGSGNVGMELLDATGKQVAAETMHGSGTVVMNVENPHKWTAETPYLYTLRAILQGSGEVIPVKVGFRKIELKDSQILVNGQPVLFKGADRHEMDPDGGYVVSPERMMQDIQIMKQFNLNAVRTCHYPDDNLWYDLCDKYGIYVVAEANVESHGMGYGDKTLAKNPAYKKAHLERNRRNVQRGFNHPSIIFWSLGNEAGYGANFEAAYDWVKAEDPSRAVQYEQAGRKGKTDIFCPMYYSYDACRKYCEDASADKPLIQCEYAHAMGNSEGGFKEYWDLVRKYPKYQGGFIWDFVDQSVRWTGKNGKMIYAYGGDFNRFDASDGNFCDNGLISPDRVPNPHMYEVGRIYQNIWTTPSDLKNGEINVFNEYFFRDLSAYYLEWEVLKGGKVIRTGRVDDLNIAPRQTSKIKLDLGKICQCEEWLLNISYKLKNREGLLPAGHAVAKDQLTLNPYKASAMELKNMEIPNIPVMAPQVQDSDWAYLIVSNDAFRVEISKRSGYLTKYEVDGVDMIKEGEALTPNFWRAPTDNDFGAGLQRRYAAWKKPEMKLISFNHRTENDLVVAEAVYDMPSVSAALSLTYVINNAGAIKVTQKMTTDKNAKISNMFRFGMQMPMPRSFETVEYYGRGPVENYIDRNHAADLGIYRQSVSEQFYSYIRPQENGTKTDIRWWKMLNAAGRGIQVTAGAPFSASALHYTIESLDEGLEKRQWHSPEVEESDLTNFCIDKVQMGLGCEDSWGRIARPEYLLPYGDYEFTFLLSPVKNAIDLE, encoded by the coding sequence ATGATAAGGGGTGGAGCAATATGCCCGTTCCCGGGGTATGGGAGCTGAACGGCTTTGGTGATCCTATCTATGTGAATGTGGGCTATGCCTGGCGTAATCAATTCAAGAATAATCCTCCCCAAGTGCCTGTGGAAAACAACCATGTCGGTTCTTATCGCCGTGAGATTGTAGTGCCTGCCGACTGGAAGGACAAAGATATCGTGGCACACTTCGGTTCTGTTACTTCCAATATGTATCTGTGGGTAAACGGTCGCTATGTGGGCTATAGTGAAGACAGCAAGCTGGAAGCGGAATTCGACCTGACTCCCTATTTGAAGCCCGGTCAGAAAAATCTGATTGCTTTTCAGGTATTCCGTTGGTGTGACGGTACTTATTTGGAAGATCAGGACTTTTTTCGTTACAGTGGTGTAGGGCGTAATTGCTACCTTTATGCCCGTGATAAGAAACGGATTGAAGATATCCGTGTGATTCCCGATCTGGATGCAGATTACAAGGACGGTTCTTTACGTGTAACACTTAATTTGAAGGGAAGCGGCAACGTCGGTATGGAATTGCTTGATGCAACAGGCAAGCAAGTTGCGGCAGAGACGATGCATGGCAGTGGCACGGTTGTGATGAATGTGGAGAATCCACATAAATGGACAGCGGAGACTCCTTATCTCTATACTTTGCGTGCCATTCTTCAGGGAAGTGGAGAAGTGATTCCCGTGAAAGTGGGCTTCCGCAAGATTGAACTGAAAGACTCTCAAATTCTGGTCAATGGGCAGCCTGTCCTGTTCAAAGGAGCCGACCGTCACGAGATGGATCCTGATGGGGGATATGTAGTTTCGCCCGAACGTATGATGCAGGACATCCAGATCATGAAACAGTTCAATCTCAATGCTGTGCGTACCTGCCATTATCCTGACGATAACCTCTGGTATGACCTTTGTGACAAGTACGGAATCTATGTAGTGGCTGAAGCCAATGTAGAATCGCATGGAATGGGTTATGGCGACAAGACGCTTGCCAAGAATCCGGCCTACAAAAAGGCGCATCTGGAGCGTAACCGACGCAATGTGCAACGCGGCTTTAATCATCCCAGCATCATCTTTTGGTCATTGGGCAATGAAGCCGGATATGGTGCTAACTTTGAGGCAGCCTATGATTGGGTGAAGGCGGAAGATCCGAGCCGGGCGGTGCAGTATGAACAGGCGGGCAGGAAGGGTAAAACTGATATTTTCTGCCCGATGTATTATAGCTATGACGCTTGCAGGAAATATTGTGAGGACGCTTCTGCCGACAAGCCTCTGATTCAATGTGAATATGCCCACGCCATGGGTAATTCTGAAGGCGGCTTCAAGGAATATTGGGACTTGGTTCGCAAATATCCCAAGTATCAGGGGGGATTCATTTGGGATTTTGTGGATCAGTCTGTACGCTGGACAGGTAAGAATGGTAAGATGATTTATGCTTATGGCGGTGATTTCAACCGTTTTGATGCCAGCGATGGAAACTTCTGTGACAATGGACTTATAAGCCCCGACCGTGTGCCCAATCCTCACATGTATGAGGTGGGGCGTATCTATCAAAACATCTGGACCACTCCCTCCGATCTGAAAAACGGTGAAATCAATGTATTCAACGAATATTTCTTCCGTGATCTTTCTGCCTATTATCTGGAATGGGAAGTGCTGAAAGGCGGCAAGGTGATACGTACCGGTCGTGTGGATGATTTGAATATTGCTCCGCGACAGACATCCAAAATTAAACTGGATTTGGGCAAAATCTGCCAATGTGAGGAATGGCTGCTCAACATCTCCTATAAATTGAAGAACCGTGAAGGATTGCTGCCTGCCGGACATGCTGTGGCAAAGGATCAATTGACTCTGAATCCTTATAAAGCTTCCGCAATGGAACTGAAGAATATGGAAATTCCCAATATTCCTGTCATGGCTCCGCAAGTACAGGATAGCGACTGGGCCTATCTCATTGTCTCTAATGATGCCTTCCGCGTCGAGATCAGCAAACGTAGCGGTTATCTGACAAAATATGAAGTGGATGGTGTGGATATGATTAAAGAAGGAGAGGCTCTGACTCCCAACTTCTGGCGTGCTCCTACGGACAATGATTTCGGCGCCGGTTTGCAGCGCAGATATGCTGCCTGGAAAAAGCCGGAGATGAAGTTGATTTCTTTCAATCATCGTACGGAAAATGATCTGGTTGTCGCAGAAGCGGTCTATGACATGCCGTCTGTATCGGCTGCGCTGAGCTTGACTTATGTCATTAATAATGCCGGTGCTATCAAGGTCACTCAGAAGATGACGACAGACAAGAATGCAAAAATATCCAATATGTTCCGTTTTGGTATGCAGATGCCGATGCCGCGTAGCTTTGAAACCGTGGAATATTACGGTCGTGGCCCCGTAGAGAATTACATCGATCGCAACCATGCGGCCGATCTCGGCATTTATCGTCAAAGCGTATCCGAACAGTTCTATTCTTACATCCGTCCACAGGAGAACGGTACGAAAACCGACATACGTTGGTGGAAGATGCTGAATGCCGCCGGTAGAGGCATTCAGGTGACGGCTGGCGCTCCGTTCTCCGCATCTGCCCTGCACTATACTATCGAGTCGCTGGATGAAGGTTTGGAAAAGCGGCAATGGCACTCCCCCGAAGTGGAAGAATCTGATCTTACCAACTTCTGCATTGATAAAGTGCAGATGGGATTGGGTTGCGAAGACAGTTGGGGACGAATTGCCCGCCCGGAATATTTGTTGCCTTATGGCGATTATGAATTTACGTTCCTCCTTTCTCCGGTGAAGAATGCCATAGATCTGGAATAA